The genomic DNA ATATCAATCTCCTCTGCTTCCTCTGGTTGAAAAGGCGTAAATCCTTGCTCAGTCATACTCACTGGTAATTAAAATAATCGGGACAACACGATACTCAGGGCCGAAACGACCGCAACTGCTACTGGCAGATAATACGTTCTGGTGCTTGCCTGCAGCTCTTTGGCTCTGCTGGGCTCAACATAGACCACATCGTTCTGTTGCAGATAGAAATAAGGCGAGTTCAGGACGTTCTTGTTATTGAGGTTAAGGCGTATCATTTTGCGTGTACCGGCTTCTTCGCGTATCACGAGCACATTCTCCCGTTTGCCATAGGCAGTCATGTCGCCGGCCATTCCCAGCGCTTCAATGATGTTGATCCGTTCGGCCGGGATAGTAAACGTGGAAGGGCGGTTCACTTCACCTACCACTGTTACCTTGTAGTTGAGATAGCGCATGTTTACAATGGGGGCCTTCAGATGTGCCTGCAGTAAGTCCGTAAACTTCTCTGTAGCCTGTGCTCTTGTAAGACCGGCCAGTTGTACTTTGCCTAATATTGGGAAGTTTATATTGCCCTCTTTATCTACCAGGTAGCCTTCGCGCGCCACGCTGCTTGCAGTGTTCGTAGCCATGCTATAGTTGGAGATACTTCCAGCTGCGGGGTGCACCTCCCCGGTATTGAACAAAGCGCTAGCCTCAGGGTTAAGGCTGGTGATGGAGATGCTGAGCAGATCGTAAGGCTGGATGCGAGCCTCTGTGCCATTAACGATCTTTTCCTCGTAGGTCGCCTGTTCCTGCATATCACTGAAATAAGCCAGGTTACGGGGAGAACAGGAAGTAAAAGCAACTAGCGCCAGCAGGTAAAGTAAATTTATTTTCATGCAATAAAAGAAAGCTAAATCAAAAATCCGCTGCAAAACTTACAACTTAATTCAAGATGACGCGTTTAAGTACGTTTTGCAAAAATGAAAAAAAAGATCGGGGAAAAGAATAGTTTTCCTTTAAAAATTCAAAAAAGAGTACAAATATTTTCTAAGGTGTGTTCAAGGCTCTTTAAAGTCACTATGAATATCTCTTAATTAAAAAGAGCACAAATTTCTGAGCAGTACAAACAACAGGAGTTACTTAATAAAAGGTCGTATAAACATTAGTCAACTGTAGGACTGTTTGAAATTATAACCTTCATACTTACGGTTGTTTTTGACTCGTTATGCCAGTCAAATTAATAATCTCGACATCATTTTCAGACATAGGTTTAAAAACCTGCGCTAGTAAAAGCTTATAAGAAACATGAAAATACTTTTTGCTAGGAAAATGAGTAAGTTTATACTTGAAAGTTATAGTAAGTTATAGTAAGTTATTATCAATTCTGCGCTATTGCCTGGTAGTGCCCACATATTTACAGGCTTCCTTCCCTGGAAGAACTAAAAACTGATAATAGGTTCAGCGATATTGGCACAAGAGGACGCTCTTACTAAAGAAAGATAATACTATAATGACCAAAGCTGGCATGGGCTGAAACACAACAAGCTTCTTACAAAACGTTCGTAATTGCAACCTGAGGTATTTTATAGAATATGCTGCTTATGTGTGAGAGCAGCTCACAACAGGAGAAGGAATATTATAGAGAATGCACTAGTAAGTGTGCACTCATACAATTACTTGAACCTGATTAGAAAACAGGTACAAGCAGATCGAATGAACTAGTTGCGATTATCTTTTTCGAGTGAGCGCGTAAAGCAGTTTTACCGAAAAGTTTAAGTAGTGATCGTTAGGCCCTAAATGTCCTGCTTTGTTTAGATTATTATCTAAATAATCTGTGGTTGTAAAATGAAAGTTTAGCTCAGGCGCAATGCTGATCTGCCTGGAATAATAAAACTTAAGTCCTCCTCCAAGCGGTACGGTTAGCGCAACGGCCGGGTAGTGACGCGCTGCAGGCATGGCTCCGGGCAGGATCTTTCCGCCATCCCCGGAAGTAGAAGAAGAGGCTTTATACACCAGAGCGCCTATCCCTACTTTTACATATGGTTCCACTAGACGCTGGCGTCTTGCCCTATAAAAGCCCGAGCTTCTGTAGTTGCTGAACAGATTAAATACAGCAGAGCCGGATATCTCGGTAGCACTTGCCTTGTAAGAGAGATCACCACCTGCTTTATACTGGGCGTCCTCCGCACCTTTTAAGCTGACATGATCTACACTGCCCAGCAGTTCCAGTGCGGGTGAAACTTGGTAGATGGCCCCTATATTGAAACTGGGGCCTATGCCGTTGTTCCTAATCGAACTTTTTTCATCAGCTGCGTTATTTACCCTGTTATCACTGTTCATCAATGCTACACCTGCTCCCGCAAAAATAGTCACACCTTTCGTTTTCCGGCGGCTGTTATAATTCATACTCGATCTGAACTTTGGGCCGCCCCGACGCTGCGCTTGCACAGTAACCGCCATGTTAATAGAAAACAGTAGAACAATAACAAAGGCTAAAATGGAATGCTTCATGGCGTTGATAACGGCTACAACAGTTTACCGGGATATTAATTGCACAATTATACATATTAAAGTCCAAATATATATAATATAAAATGGAATTTATTGAGTACAGGTGTACATTCTGTTTTTAGAGTAAAAGAAGTTTAGAAGAACTTGCGGCGAAGCGAATTTATGTTATATAAAGATAATATTCTGAAAGCAGAGATTCCTGACAAGGAATCCCTATTCAAACTTAATTAAGTTTTCCATAAGAAGGTTCTATACTGTAAATGGATTGCTTTCATCCTATTGTAGTTCGGAGCATTGGCTCTATAACTCAATGTTGCAGGCTAAATCCTATCTGTTTTACAGGCATGCCGCCAGGGTGTATCAGGCGAAAGTTTAAATGGATGAAATGTCATCATTCGTCATGTCCAAGGAAATTCCTTTGGCTACCAGCAAAACATACTCAAATATACTTTGCCGGATTACGCCAGTTACAAACTGGGAGTATGATAAGCCACAAGTTACGCCAGTGCTAAACTTGCGGCATAAACGGTTTGACGCAAGCATCCGCTTGTGCCAGCGGGTCCGGAGCATCTCTCCTATCTGTGGTTAAAACATTAACGCAGATCAAGATAGATTATGGAGTAATTAAAAATTTTAAAATTGTTAAAAGGTTCTGCAGGGGAATCCGGAAAAGGAATCTTCCACTATTTTATGCTAATCTCATTAACAGCAAAAACTAAAATACCTTACCTTTACCTGTATGGAAATAATCGTTGGAATCGCGGCTTTTTTAGGTGGATTGGTAGTAGCTTTCCTGGTATTGCGAGGAAAACTGGGCACCCTACAGCAAATTGCTAACCAGGCTGCAGTAGCGCAAGGGGTGTTGGAAGGGCAAGTTCGGCTGAAAGCAGAGGAAAATGAGCAACTGAAACGCCAGTTGCGGGAGGCGCAGACCGAGACTATGGAACTGACCAACGCCCTCACAAAAGTAGAAACCGACTACGACCATCTCCAGAACCGCATGCAGGAACAGGCCCGGGAACTGGAGCAACTCCGCGAGAAATTCCTGCAGCAGTTCCAGAGTATCTCTAACCAGGTGCTCATGACGAATGTCGAACACTTCAACAAAGCCTCTTCCGAAACCCTGGAGCGGGTACTCTCACCTTTAAAGGAGCGCATCAAAGAATTTGAAGCAAAAGTGGAGCAGACGTATGAAAAAACCCTGAAAGATAGCATCTCCCTAAAAGAGCAGATCACGCAACTGGCTTCGCTGAACCAGCAGATGAGCCAGGACGCGCTGAACCTGACCCGGGCCTTAAAAGGCGAGAACAAAACGCAAGGTAACTGGGGCGAATACCTGCTGGAGAGCCTGCTCGAAAAGTCGGGGCTGCGGAAGGGCGTGCATTACGAACGCGAAGAAGTACGGCAAAACGATGAAAGCAAAGTTTACCGTCCGGATGTGATCATTCGCCTGCCCGAGGGCAAGCACCTCATCATCGATTCAAAAATGTCGCTGGTAGCGTATGAGGCGTATTGCAGTTGCGAGGACGATTTACAGCAGGAAGTATACCTGCGAAGCCACATCACTTCGGTGCGCACGCACTTCACCGACTTGGGCCGCAAAAACTACCACCGCCTCAGCGGCATCAACTCTCCGGATTTTGTGATGATGTATATCCCGCTGGAGCCTGCCTTTAACCTCGCCGTGCAGCACGACCATGATTTGTTCACTGATGCCTTCGATCGCAACATTGTACTGGTTACCACCTCTACCCTGCTGGCCACGCTCCGCACAGTGGCCGGCGTGTGGCGCCAGGAGGATCAGAAACGGAACGTGCTCCGGATCGCCGCTGAAAGCGGGAAGCTGTACGACAAGTTTGTGGGCTTTGTAGACGATCTGAAAATTATTGGCAAGCACCTTGAAAGCAGCCAGAGTTCCTACAACGCGGCGATGAACAAGCTCACCGAAGGAAAAGGGAACCTCATCCGCCGGGTAGAGATCCTGCGCGAATTGGGCGCTAAAACAAGCAAAACGATCGACAACAATCTTTTGCAGGAAGCGCAATTGACCGAAGAACGGGAAGAAGAAGCGGAGTAACGTATACCTGCTGCTTTGCTAAGTATAACATATACCTACTATTTATACTTCCAGGATAGTATGGAAGTTTCTCCTGGCTCGGAACGCTAAATTCATGTCATAGAAAGGGGCAAGTATAAAGAGAAATCGAGGAATAAGTGAATGCTTGGAAACGCCACACCTCCAGAAAATAATAGAAGCGATCTTGAGGCGAAAAAAACAATTAGTAAAGTATACAGTGACTCAATTAAGAGAGAGACGTATCTTTTTACAGGTATTCTACTGTCTATTTACTAATTATTTAATGGCGCAGGTTTTTAAACCAGTATCGTAGAATGATGTGGGTTTGTAACCCGACTGGCTCGAAGAGCCAAAAACACCCGGGAACCACAAGCTTTATACTTTAAAACAGCGCTGCAGCAGTTTTAAAGGCTGTATTAGGTCTAGGCGAGCCCGTGTAATCAGAGACTACACCATATTAATAGTCACCAATCTGGAGATTGGCGCCAGAGTAAATAGAGTAGTATAGTATAGGATGAACCTACCCAGAAATTTGGGCCTCCTTTATAGGTATACTTTGTTCCAAAAGTGTGACTAACCAAACCTTCAACTTACCCAAATATGGTATAAAAGCCATTTGTGCTTTCGTTTGCAGGAAACTTGCTTCTTGGTAGGCTCAGATTAAGAATTCCGGCCGTTTTATACTTGTATCCTGATCATCAAGTATATCTAAGCGTGTTGCTGCAAGCGAAGTGAAATCCCTTGTAAAACATCTAAGGACAAGTTCTTCCTCCCTTACCTTCCTTCATTACGTTAAGGTATCAGCAGAAGTATATGGCACCAAAGTTGGTTGACAATCTTGCTGCTACCAACTAACTTAGTATAAAACCTCACATAGATATGAAAAAACTAGTTTATACCGGCTATACAGCGGCTATACTTCTTGCTGCCTGCGCCGCCCCAAAGCTTACTACTAGCCCGGCTGCAACAGAAACGACCACAGCTACTACCGAGAGCACTCCGGCTGCACCTACCCTCCAGCAACAAGCACAGGCTTTCCTGGACCAATACTCCCATACTTACCAGAACCTATATACCCAATCGGCGGAAGCGGAATGGCGCTCGAACACCCACATTGTGGAAGGCGACTCGACCAATGCCATTGCAACCCGCAAGGCCAACGAGGCCTTTGCCGCTTTTACAGGAAGCACCGAAAACATCAACACCGCCAAGGCCATGCTGGCCAAAAAAGACCAGCTCACCCCCTTGCAGATCAAACAATTCGAGGCCATCCTGTATGCCGGCGCCAACAACCCGCAGATCATTCCGGATGTGGTGAAAGCACGCATCAAGGCAGAAACGGAGCAAACGGAAAAGTTGTATGGCTTCGACTATAAGGTGAACAAAAAGTCTGTTTCTACAAACGAGATCGACGACATCCTTAAAGATGAAACCAATACAAAGAAGCGCCTCGCTGCCTGGAACGCCAGTAAAGCAGTGGGCCCTACCCTGAAAGAAGGCCTGCTGAATTTGCGCCAGCTGCGCAACAAGACGGTGCAGAGCCTTGGATACGACGATTACTTTACCTACCAGGCATCGGATTACGGCATGACGCGTGCCGAAATGATGGACTTGATGAAGCAGATCAACGAGGAACTTCGTCCCTTGTATAGGGAGCTGCATACGTATGCCCGCTATGAGCTGGCGAAGAAGTATGGCGTAAAGCAGGTACCCGACTATTTGCCTGCTCATTGGCTGCCTAACCGCTGGGGGCAGGACTGGAGCCCGATGGTGAATGTAAAAGGCATTGACCTGGATGCAGCCCTGAAACCGAAAGGTGCGGAATGGCAGGTAAAACAGGCCGAGCGCTTTTATATTAGCCTGGGCTTTCCGCAACTGCCGCAAACCTTCTGGGAAAGATCGAGCCTGTACCCTGCCCCTGCCAACGCTGATTACAAAAAGAACAACCACGCCTCTGCCTGGCACATCGACCTGGACAAAGACGTGCGCTGCCTGATGAGTGTAGAACCGAATGCCGAATGGTACGAGACCACGCACCACGAACTGGGCCATATTTATTACTATATGACTTATACCAACCCTGATGTACCGGTACTGCTACGAGGCGGTGCTAACCGGGCGTATCATGAAGCGATGGGTAGTTTAATGGGCCTGGCCGCGATGCAAAAGCCTTTCCTGGCTAACCTGGACCTGATCGATAAGAATGTGCAAACCGACGAGGTTCAGTCGCTGTTGAAAGAGGCGCTGAATTACGTGGTGTTCATCCCATTCTCTTCAGGAGTGATGAGCGAATGGGAAAAAGATTTTTATGCCGATAACCTGCCTGCCGACCAGCTGAACAAGCGCTGGTGGGAGCTGACCAAAAAGTACCAGGGCATTGTGCCTCCAACCGAGCGCGGCGAAGAATACCTGGATGCTGCCACAAAAACACATATCAACGACGATCCGGCTCAGTATTATGATTATGCCCTATCATATGTGATCCTGTTCCAGTTGCATGACCATATCGCTAAAGAGATCCTGCACCAGGACCCGCATACTACCAATTACTATGGCAACAAGGAAGTGGGCAAGTTCCTGCACGATATCATGTACCCGGGCGCTTCGGCCGACTGGCGCCAGATGCTGAAAGACAAGACCGGCGAAGAGCTGAGTGCCCGCGCCATGGTCGCTTACTTCCAGCCGCTGATGGACTACCTCAAACAACAAAACAAAGGCCGCAAGTATACATTATAGTCTTCTCTTTTTATACTCCAGAAAGCAGCAAGGGCCAATGCCTCTGCTGCTTTTTTGTTTGATGCCAATGCACCGGAAAGGCACTGACAGAAAACAACTTAAATATAGTATAGCAAAGTATAAGTATAAACTGATTATCTTTCCCAGTAAATCCCCTTCTCATGGCAGTAACAGGCACTTACCAGGCTTCAGGAGCTACCCGGTTGGCTATAGCGGGCTTGGCTTTATTTAATGTAGTGCTGCACCTACTGTTTTATAACAACCTGGAATACCACCGCGACGAGCTGCTTTATTTTTCGTTAGGGCAGCATCCGGCTTTCGGTTATGCCAGTGTTCCGCCGCTTATCGGATGGGTGGCCGCCGGGCTGCAATTCCTGTTCGGCTACTCCCTGTTTGCAGTAAAGATACTGCCAGCTATACTTAGTGGGGTGATGGTTATACTTTGCAGTGCTCTAACGCGGGAGCTTGGCGGCCGATCGTATGCGCAGCTATTAGCCGCCATTGTCCTTATATTTACGCCGCTTTCCCTTCGTACTTATTTTCTCTACCAGCCTGTTTTCCTGGATGTGCTGTTCTGGACCTGGCTTCTTTACCTGCTCGTCCGCTACCTCAACACCAACCACGACAAATACCTGTTATACTTTGGGGTGGTGCTGGGATTTGCCTTGCTGAATAAATACCTGGTGGGCCTGCTTGTAGTGGGCTTGCTGCAGCTGTTGGCGCTCACGAAAAAGCGCGAGGTTTTTACCAGAAAAGCTTTCTACATAGGTATGGCAGCGGCCCTATTGATCTTCCTGCCCAACCTGTTATGGCAGCTCGCAATGGGCTTACCGGTTTTCCACCACATGCAGGAGCTCAACGATACCCAGCTGGTGCATGTTGATCACGGAGCCTTTCTGGCAGATCAGCTGCTCATCCCGTTTGCCGCTTCGTTGCTGACGGTGCCCGGCCTGCTTTTCTTGCTGCTTCACCCCCGCATGCAGCGGTACAGGTTGCTGGGCTTTCTGGCCCTGCTCGTAGTGGCTGCCTTGTTGCTGCTGCGTGGCAAAAGCTATTATACTATGGGCATCTTCCCGATGCTGATTGCAGCGGGGGCTGTTTTCTACGAAAGCGTACTGCAGCGGAGTGCTTTCCGCGCTGCTATTCCGCTGCTGGTTATTTTGCTGATGCTGCCATTCCTACCCATGGGTCTGCCTATATTCAAATCCGCGGGGCTGATTCGTTACTTCAACCTGCTTGAAACAAAGTATAACATTGATCTGGGAAGGCGTTTTGAAGATGGCACCATCCACTCGCTGCCCCAGGATTATGCCGATATGCTCGGCTGGGAAGAACTGACGGCGCTCACCAACAAAGCCTACCAGCAGGTGCCGGATAAGCAACACTGCCTTATTTATTGCGAGAATTACGGACAGGCGGGCGCCATTTATGTCATCGGTAAAAAGTACGGCTTACCGCAGCCGGTGAGCTTCAACGAGAGCTTCCGGTACTGGAGCCCGCGCAAATTCAGGCAAAACATCACCCACTTCATCTACATTAACGATGAAATGGGTGACGATGTGGTTCAGGCCTTTGGCAAGATCGAAGTGATCGGTAAAGTATCAAACCCCGATGCGCGCGAGTATGGCACCACCGTTTACATGTGCAGCAAGCCAACACAGGACTTTAACATCCTGTGGCAGGCAGCCTGGAAACGGGTGGAAAGCAGCAACTAGCGGGTGCTTAATAATTTGCTTCGGTAGCGGGCACGTCGATCAGCATAAACGAAGTATCGGAATTGGCATGCAGCGTCACGATATCCTGGTCTTCCAGACGGATCTGGTCGTGCTTTTCCAGCTCCACGTTGTTTACCAGCAGGTCTCCCTCCGTTACATAAATAAGTGTTTTGCGGATCTTAAAGGTTTGGAAGATGAATTCGTGCCCTTCTTTAAAATTGCCATAATACACGGTTGAGTTGGAGTTCATAAAAACGACATCTTCCAGCACTTTCTGGCCTGTTGCCAGCGGGATGAGCTTGTTCTTGCTATCCAGGAAGTCAACATCCATTTGCTCATATGAAGGCGCAAGCCCCCGTTTATTGGGCAGGAACCAGAGCTGGTAGAGGTGCGTGGCTCCTTCGCCGGCATTACTTTCGGCATGGGTAATACCGGTACCGGCCGTCATGCGTTGCACCTGCCCGGCTTTGATCGTGGTTTCGTTTCCCAGGCTATCAGTGTGTTTAATGGCGCCATCAAGCACCACCGTAATGATCTCCATCTCGGCATGCGGGTGCTCCGAAAAGATTCCCTTTGGCCCGATATGATCATCGTTAAACACGCGCAATGGCCCGAACTGTACGTTGCTGGGATCATAATAATCGGCAAAAGAAAAAAGGTAGTTGGACGTAAGCCAGTCTCCTACCTTCGCTTCGTGGCGTTCAGTAGCTGTAATTATTTTTATCATTGCACAGTGTTTAAGGTTAAGGTATCCGTTTACTCGTTCAAGTTAGCTTTACGCATGCAGTTCAATTCTTGTTAGAAAAGGCGCTTTGTGCCGAGAGGCTGCCCGGAAAATAAAAAAGCCTACCCCGTTTCCGGAGCAGGCTAATTGTATCTGGTATGATTGCTTATTCGGCTTTCTTGAGCTTGAGCATTTCCTTCTGCAGGTCCAGTACGATAGAAGAAAGCTTGTCGAGCGACAGATCAGCTATCGGGAATGTGGAACTGATATAGGACCTGGCCTCCCAGATCTCAACTACATCCTCTATGTGCAGCTCGTAAGGCGAGTATAAGGGATTATCGGAGTGCAGCCGTAGCATGGCCGTATCCTTTATCTTGTTGTAGATGCGCTTAAATACCACGCCCTCTTTCTGGCTGACAATGATGCAGGGGGTACCGTCTTTGATGGTGCTCCAGTCCTCTACAAAGCGCCCCACGATCACGGTGCCGGAAGCAATCGGCAGCATGGAGTCACCGGAGATCTCGAAAGCCCGGAACGTACCGCTATTGCCCAGCATCGGTAACCGGAAACGGGGCAACTCCTCAATGTATTCCGGGTCTGCATACCCGTTCAGGTAACCGGCACTGGCCTTTAACGGTACCAGTTCTATATTTTCGCGCTGGTCCTCATCCACCGTAATGGTAAGCACCCGCAGATTTCCGCCGGTTGCCTGCGCTTTTCCTGCTGCCGGTTTTGTGGCGGCTGAAAGATCCTGTGTGATCAGGCTATCGAGCGAGATATCGAAGAGGTGTGCAATATTAACCAGGGTACTTAACTTAGGTTCTGCACGGCCCTCTTCGTACGCCCCGATCAGAGAACGTTTAATGTCCAGCTTTTCAGCCAATTGCGCCTGTGTATAGCCAACAGTTTTACGCAAATGCCTGATATTTGAAGTTACATTTTGCACCTTTTTGCCAATTAAGTTAGTGTATAAACTCCTTTACGTGTCAGATGGGAGTTTACCTACGTAAATTTACTAATTTTTTAAACTAAAACTAATTTTATTAGCACAAAAGTTCACTTAATCTTCATAAAGCTTCGCTTCTAAGAAACAACTTTTTGCAAGCCTATACTAAGTTGTTTATAAAATCCTATTTATTCTTTTATTCCTTTATAACCTATCCTTGCATTATACTTCTGTTTACAATTACATTTATGAAATTTTTAAAGCCGGAAAAAATAACTAGCATTTAACAGTTGCTTTCAGAATTCCGCCTACAAGTAAATAACACAGGCAAACACCTGTTTATGAAAGGTAAAGCAAATACAAATCCTTCGTTCCTGATCTATGTATAATTGCACTTTATATTTCGGCCTGCTTCTTAAACTTTAAAACAATACCCTTACACTATATTAATAAAGTACATAACGCCTACTTGCCTGATCAACTCCAACTTTTAGCCCTATTACCATTTAGCCTATGCTTCCTTTTGCTTTACACAAAACTTTCTGTGCCGCAGCTTTCGCAGCAGGAGCCTTGCTTCTTTATGGCTGCCAACCGGAAGAGGAGTTGCTGGCAAGTCAGTTCGCTACGCCCGCTGCCCAACAAAACAGCGCAAACGGACAGGCCATTGCAGGCCAGTACCTGGTGGTGCTTACAAGCCAATCTACCGGTACAGCAACCATGGCTACGGGCAGAGAAGCAGGGCGCTTAAAACAGGACCGTCAGGAGTTGTTACAAGAGGCTAAGATCAGCAGCAAAGACCTGAAGCAAACGTTTGAGGGGGCGGTGAATGGCTTTACAGCGACACTGACCCCGGAGCAAATAAAGATGCTGCGCAACAGCTCCAAAGTTGCCTACATCGAACAGGACCGGATTATCTCGCTTGTGAACACCTTCCGGAAAGACTTCCCGCTGAACAAAGGCAAAGGCACGCCAGGTAATACGGCGCCTTCACCAACGCCTACGCCGGCACCCGCTCCTGCTCCGGAACCTGCACCCACCCCGCCGCTGCCGCAAACGCCGCCTGTTCCCGTGCCGGCACCTACGCCGGCCGCTCTCCCTTACCTTCCTATCACGCTCATGGCGGGCGAAACTGTGCCCTGGAATATTGCCCGCGTGGGCTATGGCGACGGCACAGGCAAAACGGTGTGGATCGTAGACTCCGGCATTGATACCGACAATCCGGACCTGAACATCGACCTGGAAAGAAGTATGTCGTTTGTGTATGGCGTGCCCTCTGTGGAAGACGGCTACGGCCATGGTACCATTGTGGCCGGCATTGTGGCTGCCAGAAATAATGGCGCCGGGGTGCTGGGCGTTGCGGCCAATGCCACGGTAGTGGCCCTGCGCGTATTTGATGATGCCGGACAAGGAACCGTGTCCCGGGCAGTGGCAGCCATCAACTACGTCATTGCGGCGGCCCAACCCGGCGATGTGGTGAACATGAGCCTGGGCGGTGGCATCTCGTCCACCCTCGACAATGCGGTGCTCACCGCTGCGGGCAAAGGCATCCTTTTTGCCATTGCTGCCGGCAACAGCGGGGTAGACTGCGCCGGGGCCTCACCTGCGCGGGTAAATGCAGCAGGCGTGTATACGGTTTCAGCCATGGATGCTTACGCGCGCCTGTGGTCCGGATCTGACTATGGCTTATCGGTTGATTTTGCTGCGCCGGGTGTAAATATCATCTCTACAAACAAAGCAGGCGGTTTATCCTCCGGATCTTCCGGCACCTCTTACGCTTCGCCACATGTGGCCGGCATTCTGCTGCTCCGCGGCGCAGTAGCCTCGCAGGGAACCATCACCGGCGACAAAGATGCCTCACCCGACCCGATTGCTTCGCTCAACTAATAATAATTCGTAATAAGTATAAACAAAGCAGGCTGCCCGATAAGGAGCAGCCTGCTTTGTTTATACTGTACTGTTTGTTGCGCCGACAAGGAAAGCTACCACGACATTTCCTTTTTATACATTGATACCGCCAGGCGTATTTTATAATACTCATACTTACCTTCCAGGTGCTCGAACAAATCCTTAAGTTTTGCCTCGGTGCCATACTTGTCCAGCATCTTGCCAATGGCCTTATATTCTGCCTTGTTTACGTAGTGTTCGATCGGAATATCATAGCCCTGCTCATATAAAGTGGCCAGGTGCGAGTAAATCGTCACCGGGTTCAGGTTACGCTCCTTGGCAATGTGGTCGGGCGTATGACCTTTCTGAAACAATTCGAATGTGACCAGATGCGTAGCTCCTTTCAGCTTGTTGCCTTTTGCCTGCTCCTCGGTTACAAAGTCGATAATCTCGTTGATAAATGCATCGCCATAGTGGCCATACTTGAGCTGGCCCACCCCCGAAATAGCCAGCATCGAGATTTTATTCGTAGGTCGCTCAGCCGACATTTCCAGCAGGGTGCTATCAGTAAACACCACGTAGGGCGGCACGTTCGCCTCATCGGCTATGCGTTTTCGCAGGGCACGTAAACGGTCAAACAAGGCATCTTTGATCAGCTCCTTTTTCGGTCGTGGTTTAAAGCGTTCCTCGGCTTCTTGCTGTTTTACCTCTTCAAATTTTACGAGCTGCACCTGCCGGTTCTCAAAAAGCACCTGTCGGCTCTGCTCGGTCAGCTTTAATGTATAATTCTGATCATAGGCTAGTTCTATGAGCCCGGCATTCAGCATCTGGTGCAGGTAACGGTTCCAGTCCAGCGGGCCAA from Pontibacter liquoris includes the following:
- a CDS encoding S8 family serine peptidase, which encodes MLPFALHKTFCAAAFAAGALLLYGCQPEEELLASQFATPAAQQNSANGQAIAGQYLVVLTSQSTGTATMATGREAGRLKQDRQELLQEAKISSKDLKQTFEGAVNGFTATLTPEQIKMLRNSSKVAYIEQDRIISLVNTFRKDFPLNKGKGTPGNTAPSPTPTPAPAPAPEPAPTPPLPQTPPVPVPAPTPAALPYLPITLMAGETVPWNIARVGYGDGTGKTVWIVDSGIDTDNPDLNIDLERSMSFVYGVPSVEDGYGHGTIVAGIVAARNNGAGVLGVAANATVVALRVFDDAGQGTVSRAVAAINYVIAAAQPGDVVNMSLGGGISSTLDNAVLTAAGKGILFAIAAGNSGVDCAGASPARVNAAGVYTVSAMDAYARLWSGSDYGLSVDFAAPGVNIISTNKAGGLSSGSSGTSYASPHVAGILLLRGAVASQGTITGDKDASPDPIASLN